A region of Denticeps clupeoides chromosome 19, fDenClu1.1, whole genome shotgun sequence DNA encodes the following proteins:
- the LOC114769623 gene encoding uncharacterized protein LOC114769623: MPQLARVNARTSEEWASWREKEGERGQGAYEVMDGEVERRGRVRTPGRVKHGRRWPGWWCIVPGGVLWLVLQDEAPLHPSVGLSEVGGRLLLAAAVVFVLGLVLLLIKFFTYIRDQRRQWRVPLHLQNEDISLTQDFTKQQACACRKGVDGPPVPIAHGLLDCLLLFLLHEPMVRPDLLQIRGLVSRLEAVAQTLRKSELVQDPLLQGRGKGQEEEGLVLMDRVTRVSEYLQDRTRTLCTLLQVQCQLEASVRVAQEQLQQRWVRLEELHTRVTLSPALKQSPEDPSTALSDTECLGTELQQLKSTMQQCEAHLNACSQILKELDQSRLGLCENGDSETDTVWSTELLHLNNEKLHEVQQNFTALEHQTSTFVTHLTGLEVVGDGETTSLAETTRCELAPREKCNDGTPQRDYRSRDAENRPRPFPIPHTWRLHQCSGSDHVGTAVGFPVNSYSVATGKSW; encoded by the exons ATGCCTCAGCTCGCCAGGGTCAATGCCAGGACCTCTGAGGAATGGGCAAGCTGGCGGGAAAAGGAAGGAGAACGAGGGCAAGGGGCCTATGAGGTGATGGACGGAGAAGTAGAAAGGAGAGGCAGAGTCCGGACACCGGGACGGGTgaa GCATGGGAGACGTTGGCCTGGATGGTGGTGCATTGTTCCAGGGGGGGTTCTGTGGCTGGTGCTCCAGGATGAGGCACCTCTTCACCCCTCTGTGGGGTTGTCTGAGGTGGGAGGCAGGTTGCTTCTTGCAGCTGCTGTGGTGTTTGTTCTTGGGCTGGTCCTTCTTCTCATCAAATTCTTCACATACATTCGGGATCAAAGGAGGCAG TGGAGGGTGCCCTTGCACTTGCAAAATGAAGATATCAGTTTGACTCAAGATTTCACGAAGCAACAGGCATG TGCATGCAGGAAAGGGGTTGATGGACCCCCAGTTCCTATAGCACATGGCCTGCTGGACTGCCTGCTTCTGTTTCTGCTCCATGAGCCCATGGTCCGTCCCGACCTTCTCCAGATACGAGGCCTAGTCTCTAGGCTGGAG gCTGTGGCTCAGACACTCCGCAAGTCGGAACTTGTGCAGGACCCGCTGCTGCAGGGCAGGGGCAAAGGTCAGGAAGAGGAGGGCCTTGTGCTGATGGACAGGGTCACACGTGTCAGTGAATACCTGCAGGACAG gacACGGACTTTGTGCACCCTGCTGCAGGTACAGTGTCAGCTGGAGGCGAGCGTGCGCGTGGCacaggagcagctgcagcagcgtTGGGTTCGGCTGGAGGAGCTCCATACCAGAGTCACCCTGAGCCCCGCGCTGAAGCAGAGCCCTGAGGACCCCAGCACTGCGCTCTCGGACACGGAG TGTCTTGGAACAGAACTGCAGCAGCTGAAAAGTACCATGCAGCAATGTGAGGCCCACCTCAATGCATGCTCCCAAATCCTGAAG GAACTAGACCAGAGCCGCCTGGGCCTCTGTGAAAACGGGGATTCGGAGACGGACACTGTGTGGAGCACTGAGCTGCTGCACTTGAACAATGAGAAG TTGCATGAGGTCCAGCAGAATTTTACGGCACTCGAACATCAGACGTCTACATTTGTGACCCATTTAACGGGTCTTGAAGTGGTCGGTGATGGAGAAACAACCAGCCTGGCCGAAACCACCCGGTGTGAATTGGCTCCGAGAGAAAAG TGTAACGATGGTACTCCCCAGCGCGATTACCGGTCCCGGGATGCCGAGAACAGGCCACGGCCCTTCCCGATTCCCCACACCTGGcgcctgcaccagtgttccgggtCCG ACCACGTGGGTACGGCCGTGGGCTTCCCTGTGAATTCCTACAGCGTGGCCACAGGGAAGTCCTGGTGA